The Oncorhynchus clarkii lewisi isolate Uvic-CL-2024 chromosome 20, UVic_Ocla_1.0, whole genome shotgun sequence nucleotide sequence gaatggtagatgtgcagaagatgaatgtgcaagtagagatactggggtgcaaaggagcaagataaataaatacagtacgcGGTAgctagatagatgggctgtttacagatgggctatgcacTGCACCTggcgcttaaagctagtgagggagatatgagtctccagcttcagagatttttgcagttcgttccagtcattggcagcagagaactgtaaggaaagacaaccaaaggaggaattgtctttgggggtgacaagtgagatatacctgcagtagcgcgtgctacgagtgggtgctgctatggtgaccagtgagctgagataaggcggggtgTGCCACCAGACTGGCTCTGCTTCTGATGCATGCGTTGGATCAACACTACGAGCTGTATGCGCATCCTACGCATGAACGTGGACCAGAGGTAGATCTCCTGTATGCTATCATCTGTGTATGGTTTCTCAACTTCATGTCTGTGTTCCAGACTCTGAGAAGCTGCTGGAGTGTGGTGGAGCAAGTCAGAGGGTACTATGTTGACTGGAGAATGCTACGTGACGTGAAGAGAAGGCAGATGGCCTTTGACTATGCAGATGAAAGACTACGGATCAATGCACTAAGGAAGAACACTGTTCTCCCCAAGGAGCTTCAGGTAGCCCACAATTATGCATATTGTGCTTCAACTATCTTTTCTGTGGTTGTAATGTTcaatattttgtgttttgttaAATAGTTTGTTGGGATGTTCTTGCCCCAGTATCTGTGCTTTAGAGATGTTGACGATGAGTATGACGTGGCTTCTCTAACGCCTAGGAAGTTTTGATTCAAACTCCCATTAGACAGCAACAAAAATTATATGTTTTAATTACAAGCAACTGAAAAAAGTCATATTTGGCACCTCCAATCACTCATTACTGCCATGCACAGGTCGTAAGTCTACAACAGCTCCTTACATTGGAGGTGCCAAAGTGGCATTTTTTTGAGTTGCTTGTACATTTTTGGACGTACATACTGGCCATAAAGGGAGTAAATGAAGATCATTGCCCAGCAAAACTCCATATTTGGTGAGTAAAGAATGTATTTTGACATTAACGCTAGCAGAGCTGTCGTTAATGAGAAAAGACACGTCATACTCATCGTCAACATCTCGAAAGCACAGATCATGTTCTTATTCCTTCCCCCGCCTTATGTTGCTTTTAGTGCCACacactgatattgattactgcattgtggggtttagagcttgcaagaaaggcatttcaatGTACTTGTGCGCGTGACATTGAAACTTGAAACTACTGGGGCGGGATGTCCTATGATAACATCAATTATAATTTCATTAATGGTAACGACAACTTGTTTGAGTAGCTTATATTTGATGAATATTAAGCCTCTACTGTTTTACATGACAAATAACTATCCTTGCAGGATGTTGCCGATAAAGAAATTGCCGCGCTACCACGTGACAGCTGCCCAGTACGAATCCGGAATAGATGTGTGATGACCTCACGGCCGCGGGGCGTCAAGCGCAGGTGGCGTCTCAGTCGCATAGTCTTCCGTCACCTGGCGGACCACAACCAGATGTCTGGAATACAGCGGGCCATGTGGTGATTTTATTTATCTcaatgatgtagtggtaaaaaatAATGATAATAGGTGGTCATCGTTTGCAGTGAGTAAAGTAATGGTCCCTAAACCTGCAGAAGACGGGTAAACACTCGTGCAAAATATAAAAGCATTTACGTGCATTTATCCTCTACTACACTACTGGTGATTAGGGTTAGTCATTGTCGGGCGACCGGACCAACACAGTACACTATGCTGTGAACTCTGTTTTTCTTTTCCACACCACTTTGAATTATGTTAATTGAAGGTTGCAACTGACAGCTTAAAGGTGTCAACTGTATTAAAACAAATAAAAGGATGTATGTTTGAATCCCCTGGTTGCCTTTTAATGAGAATCGGTGCTTTGCTGTTGGCGTTGTAAAAAGCCTTATGTCAAGGATGCTCCTGAGATAACTTATCATTTTCTATGTTCAATTAACCATTTGGTATGGCTGAGAGGTCACAGTGCTCAAATGAGGTTGTCCATTCACTTGTTATCATTCTGACAAAGTGCTTCCACTAGCAAAGTGTATTTTCCATTATTGAATGTAAATATTCAATGGGAGCCCAATTCGTTAAACATTTTTTTCACTAACTGGTCTTTTGAACAATGACATCAGGTCTTTTCACAGATCTTTTTCACAGCCAGATCTTTTTCACAACCAGTGTGGCTCACATTTGTCCCTGAGACATTAACTACGTTGACATGCACACAAGTGTCCCGTTATTATTCGGGATACTCAAGTATTCTGTTTTTGAGTTGACAAATATAAACATCATCCCGTTTACAATAACCTGAAAAGGCTTGTATTCCGGTTATGAGAAACCTGGATAAGATGCCTGGGATATGCTGATCTAAAACGGGATACGGTGGCATGTAAACATCTCATCCTGTTTACTGATGTTTTTGCGGTCTGCACAGGCTCAGTTGCACATATCATGGGTGttgtgatgttttcatctgactgTCAAACatatcacttcaaaaagtaggctacctgAGCAGTTTGATCCACCATAATTTAGCCTACAATAAATAATTGACTACTGACTACTTTCACCCCTAATTTAGACATGTTTCTacttataatttctgacatttggtaggccatttgTCTGTCAGCTATAGTTTgaacatgcagcttctcttctgttaTAAGTTGTTGTCCCAGAAGACTAAAAGTAGTGCTCACTAGAATGACTTCCATCAACAGAATGAATGCATTAGTAATCTATTTAACACCGGTAAAGTAGTCGGTTTCATTTAAGGACCGGGGAGAAAACACTAACTCCAAAACAGTGGAAAGATTGGATCTGTGCAAAAAGCCAAATGTCATCAGTTTGACCGGTTTTAAAGAAATGAAAAGCTGAGAACTTCAAAACATGTTTCTGAAAAGACTTCAGTTGGTCTTGGGTGCATATGTTATGTGGTTGGAATGCTGACTGCTTGCATAACTGTGTCAAGATAACATATTACACACATTTGCATTATCTCAAGAGATGCTGAAATaaatatttctccactcctgttcccgagacaaaattaacatttgttgAATATTTTCACTGCAAGAAATGCATAATTCTGCGAAGTTAATATAATTATGATTATGCTACATGTGAGAGTttataggcctacagtcagtgttcagatttcagttactattccatttaacccatatACTTAAATTATgaatattctgtttatttatGGGTACAGGGATACTCATGAGCGGAATATCAAAGGTGTGTGTAAACAGCTTATCCCGAATAAGACCTTAAGCGGGATTGAGCTACTATCCAGAATactgtgtgcatgtaaacatggtCATTGCTGTAGACTCCTATTTGCTAAATCCTTGCAGAACTCCCAGTTTTCAGACTGGCTCACCCCAACTAGATGGCAAATTACTGGACAGGCAAACATCCACAAACTGAACACTCCCATGACACGCACAGGCCATTATCAGAACTCTCCCATTCACTAAACAGATCAATGCACACACCAAATAGCCCAGCGCCTTAAAAATGCCTGCCTAAGAACTCTAAAGATGTATTTTCTAAAGCTGCCACCCCTAACCTTGTTGTCATAGTATTGTTGTTTtgtatacacagtgtacaaaacattaggaacatctgctctttccatgacaaactgaccaggtgaagctatgatcccttattgatgtcacattttaaatccacttcaatcggttttgataaagagaaggagagacaggttgaATAAgtattttcaagccttgagacatggcttgtatatgtatgtatgccgttctgagggtgaatgggcaagacaaaatatttaagtgcctttgaacaggctatggtagtaagtgccaggcgcaCTGATTTAAGTgtctcaagaactgcaacgctgctgggtttttccacacttaaccgtttcccttgtgtatcaagaatggtccaccacccaacatccagccaacttgacacaactctggagtcaacatgggccagcatccctgtggaacgctttcgacaccttgtagtccatgccccgacgatttgaggctgtcctgagggcaaaaggggatgcaactcagtattaggaaggcatattttaaaaatgtattatattaaaactgcaatatgtaacgttttgggcgacctgaccaaattcacatagaaatgtgagctatagatctgtcattctcattgaaagaaagtactgaacaaaaatatcaacgcaacatgtcaagttggcatgggtccccagatcctcaaaaagttctacagctgcaccatcgatagcatcctgaccggttgcatcaccgcctggtatggcaactgctcggcatctgactgtaaggcgctacagagggtagtgcgtacggcccagtacatcactggggccaagcttcctgacatccaggacctatatactagacggtgtcagaagaaggcccaaaaaaattgtcaaagactccagtcccccaagtcatagacttttctctctgctaccgcactgcaagcggaccaaaaggctcctaaacagcttctacccccaagccataagacttctgaacaatgaatcaaatggccacctggactatttacattgaccacccctttgtttttacactgctgctactcgctgtttattatcgatgcatagtcactttacaaattacctcaactaacctgtacccctgcacattgactcggtacccgtACCCCGTGTATCTAGCttcattattgttatgtaattttcttgtgttacttttttattttgagattttttttcttcactttagtttattttgttaatattttctttactctatttcttgaactgcaatgttggttaagggcttgtaagcgcatgtgcatgtgacaaatacaatttgatttgtgttggtcccatgttttcatgagctgaaataaaatatattgtGTATGTATATTACTGTAAATGTTGATCACATTCACATTCCTTGTGAATGATcatatattttgatacattgaatgttaatattgtgaacctacatgacaggtgtggcatatcaagatgctgattaaacattatgatcattacacaggtgtaccttgtgctggggacaataaaaggccactctaaaatgtgcagttttgtcacacaacacattgtCACagattttgagggagtgtgcaattggcatgctgactgcaggaatgtccaccagagctgttgccagataatttaatgttaatttctctactgtaatatttgtgttgtggagaaatgaccaggcaggagacgggagtacagttagttttcgtttagtcaaaacccctcgtcctctacagttcccggcaccccagtgcgcatgtgcatttcctattaggtgtagtaacgtaacactgccgtaatgcattactgcttagtaacaacacagtaactaatataaacagatgtagatcccagatactacatctaccataagccgccccaacgtcgttttagagaacttGGTATtaagtccaactggcctcacaactgcagaccacgtgtaaccacaccagcccaggaccactttaataaagcccctttgtggggaaaaactcattctgattggctgggctccTCAGTGGCCTGTGGGtaggcctggctgccaagtgggtgggtctatgccctcccaggcccacccatggctgcacccctgcccagtcatgtgaaatccattgattagggcctgattaatttattttatttgactgatttccttatataaactatAACTCattaaaatcgttgaaattgttgccttTATATTCTTTGTCAGTATATAAGAAGCAGTAGATcagttctatgtgcactatttgtATACTTTCTGTTCTTATGTTTAGTTTTTGTGtctttactttcagttttgtacaccagcttcaaccagctgaaaatacaatgtttttggtTATTGACATTATATTGTACAGCGGGTTAGATGGTACGTTGATTCTCAACACTAATgaattgcttgttttgtcacaaactgaaattaggctaactattagaattttagcaaccaggaaattgcAGAGCGATTTCGGCATATTGCACAAGTGTTTTGCTAGTTTAGGATTTTACTATTCGATAATTATATATGATTGATGTTATGATTGTAAATGTGTACAATTCAGTGTGACTGCGAGAAACCAATAAAACATACTACTACTGCGTCTCAGAGCAAATATAGTGATTTCATCAAAATACACTGTCGATTTTTATTCTGAGCCAAATAGTAGTTGTACTTGTTTCCTTCAACTCGAGTAATGTGAAAGAAAAGTTGGAAAAAATGATTAGTAGGCAAATTGATTTTCAAGTATCATTGGACATTGTACAGTGCACATTTTGACCGATAGCGAAAGGTGAAAATATTGGCGGAACATAAGTGAAACACCAATCGCTCTAGACGGAGCATTTTCATTGTTACAAAGGAGCATTGGAAACTTCGCTGTTAATCTATCCTAAACACACCCATATAAACCTTACAGAATAAACGACGAAATGGACCTCAGCGAACAGGTAATTAGCCATCATGTTATGGGACTGCTGAGGATTGCATGAAAATAGCCCGGTCAAAGTCTTCTCAGCCTGGTTACTTGCCAGTTAGCTACCAATGCTTATCTGGGATGTTAtcgttagcaagctagctgatGTTGCGCCATAGAATTAGGAATGAGCTAGAATACTTAATTCTAGTCATTTTAATATTATCTAAATTGTACTCAGTAACGTTAACTAAATATGAAGTCAACCGTGGCATGTCAAGTAGCTAGTTCACTTTAGTTAGCGATGTGTGCTAGCTTAGTGTTGGCGTCTTGGTGTGACGGCTAATttacttgttagctagctaacgagtGAGTTGCTTACTAGCTAGCTGTTGCAAATCAatgtttgctagctaacgttagctttatTCTCGATGTAGAGgcataaatgtttttttatatacTTAGATCAACCAGTTGGAGACAGACCTACAGGAGATCGCCAGTCTTCTG carries:
- the LOC139377320 gene encoding small ribosomal subunit protein uS14m, with protein sequence MAAACRTALAGLNVFHSSFCTPKQTLRSCWSVVEQVRGYYVDWRMLRDVKRRQMAFDYADERLRINALRKNTVLPKELQDVADKEIAALPRDSCPVRIRNRCVMTSRPRGVKRRWRLSRIVFRHLADHNQMSGIQRAMW